From a region of the Pirellulales bacterium genome:
- a CDS encoding KpsF/GutQ family sugar-phosphate isomerase: MSSAISISSPTPASSASPSEQLSYARQIISMEARALDSVASRLDEAFCRAVDLIYRCTGSVIVSGIGKAGLIGQKLAATMASTGSRSHFLHPAEAIHGDLGRIHRDDVVLMLSQSGETEEVVRLLPSINRIGSALVAVTGRPKSRLAVAATAVIDLGPLQEACSLGLAPSTSTTAMLAVGDALALVVSRMRDFSREDFAKFHPGGSLGRQLARVDDYMRPLAECRLADCHHTLREVLAEAKLPARRTGAIMVVDRDGRLRGLFTDSDLARLFEQRRDERLDGPIRGVMTKNPTHVPQGSMMPDAVAIMAERGFSELPVVDTVGKPVGILDITDIVAMYPESRAREEAQSWNGAENSGRFAMGAAHASHSPIGSTQPSNSSHISRPKNPALLKLHSRDDEGT, from the coding sequence ATGAGTTCTGCAATCTCGATTTCGTCGCCCACGCCGGCTTCAAGCGCTTCCCCTTCGGAGCAGCTCAGCTACGCCCGGCAAATCATTTCGATGGAGGCTCGCGCGCTCGATTCCGTCGCCTCTCGGCTCGACGAGGCGTTCTGCCGCGCGGTCGATCTCATTTATCGTTGCACCGGCAGCGTCATCGTCAGCGGCATCGGCAAAGCAGGCTTAATTGGTCAAAAGCTGGCAGCGACTATGGCTTCAACCGGCTCGCGCAGCCACTTTTTGCATCCGGCGGAAGCCATTCACGGCGACCTGGGGCGCATCCATCGCGACGACGTGGTGCTAATGCTCTCGCAAAGTGGCGAAACCGAAGAAGTCGTGCGATTACTCCCGTCGATCAACCGAATCGGCTCAGCCCTCGTGGCGGTCACGGGCCGGCCGAAAAGCAGGCTCGCCGTGGCGGCCACCGCGGTCATCGACCTCGGCCCGCTGCAAGAAGCCTGCTCGCTGGGGCTGGCCCCCAGCACCAGCACGACCGCGATGCTCGCCGTCGGCGATGCACTCGCGCTGGTCGTTAGCCGAATGAGAGATTTCAGCCGCGAAGATTTTGCCAAATTCCACCCCGGCGGCAGCCTCGGACGCCAGCTTGCGCGCGTGGACGACTACATGCGACCTCTCGCCGAATGCCGCCTGGCCGATTGCCACCACACGCTGCGCGAAGTGCTGGCCGAAGCAAAACTGCCAGCGCGGCGCACGGGTGCGATCATGGTCGTCGATCGCGACGGCCGCCTGCGAGGTCTCTTCACCGACAGCGACCTGGCGCGGCTGTTCGAACAACGACGCGACGAACGGCTCGACGGCCCGATTCGCGGCGTCATGACGAAAAACCCGACCCACGTGCCGCAAGGCTCGATGATGCCCGACGCGGTCGCCATCATGGCCGAACGCGGCTTCAGCGAATTGCCCGTCGTCGATACCGTTGGCAAACCAGTCGGAATCTTGGATATCACCGACATTGTGGCGATGTATCCTGAGAGCCGTGCTCGCGAGGAAGCCCAGTCGTGGAACGGCGCGGAGAATTCCGGCCGCTTCGCGATGGGCGCGGCTCATGCTTCCCATTCGCCGATTGGCTCTACGCAGCCGTCAAACTCTTCCCACATCTCGCGACCC
- the hpnH gene encoding adenosyl-hopene transferase HpnH, which translates to MSVPLSQMWTVASYVLAKRLRGVKRYPLVLMLEPLMRCNLACAGCGKIQHPPEILRKQLTPEQCIRAAEECGAPVVSIPGGEPLLHPQIDEIVAGLVARKKYVYLCTNAIKLEEALPRFKPSKYFSFSIHLDGPRDEHDLAVCRDGVYDVAVRATKAAIDAEFRVTTNTTLYNDANPKRLRAFFDAMMRLGVEGMMLSPGYSYAKAPDQDNFLHRQKTIRLFRQLLGKRNRGWRFNHSPLFLEFLQGNWDLECTPWGNPTYNIFGWQKPCYLLDDGYVQSFQELLDTTDWNSYGRASGNRRCQDCMVHCGYEPSAVNATFGSLRGMWGAARALIFGSKKPQDSISHDDNSAAGSKDILDRHPVLPSLPVVTAHPAGCRSGACGEKPLVPSISLISRSA; encoded by the coding sequence ATGTCCGTTCCGCTCTCACAAATGTGGACCGTCGCCAGCTATGTGTTGGCCAAACGGCTGCGCGGGGTGAAGCGGTATCCGCTGGTGCTGATGCTCGAACCGCTGATGCGGTGCAATTTGGCCTGCGCTGGCTGCGGCAAGATTCAGCATCCGCCCGAAATTCTGCGCAAGCAGCTTACGCCAGAGCAATGCATTCGGGCTGCCGAAGAATGCGGCGCGCCGGTGGTCTCGATTCCCGGCGGCGAGCCGCTGCTCCATCCGCAAATCGACGAAATCGTCGCGGGCCTCGTCGCGCGGAAGAAGTACGTCTATCTGTGTACGAACGCCATCAAGCTCGAAGAAGCTTTGCCGCGATTCAAGCCGTCGAAATACTTTTCGTTCTCGATCCACCTCGACGGCCCGCGCGACGAGCACGATTTGGCCGTCTGTCGCGATGGTGTTTACGACGTCGCCGTCCGCGCGACGAAAGCCGCAATTGACGCCGAGTTTCGTGTGACGACGAATACGACCCTGTACAACGACGCCAATCCAAAGCGGTTGCGAGCGTTCTTCGATGCGATGATGCGGCTTGGCGTCGAAGGTATGATGCTCTCGCCGGGCTACAGCTACGCGAAAGCGCCCGATCAAGACAATTTCTTGCATCGCCAGAAAACGATTCGGTTGTTCCGGCAGTTGCTCGGCAAACGCAATCGCGGCTGGCGATTCAACCATTCGCCGTTGTTCTTGGAATTTTTACAAGGCAATTGGGATCTCGAATGCACTCCGTGGGGCAATCCCACCTACAACATCTTCGGCTGGCAGAAGCCTTGCTACCTGCTCGACGATGGCTATGTGCAATCGTTCCAGGAACTGCTCGACACGACCGATTGGAACTCCTACGGTCGCGCGAGCGGCAATCGCCGCTGCCAAGATTGCATGGTTCACTGCGGCTACGAACCCTCGGCCGTGAACGCCACGTTCGGCTCACTCCGCGGCATGTGGGGCGCAGCACGAGCGCTGATTTTTGGTTCCAAGAAGCCGCAAGATTCCATCTCGCACGACGACAACTCCGCCGCGGGCAGCAAGGATATTCTCGATCGGCATCCAGTGCTGCCTTCACTGCCCGTAGTCACGGCGCATCCCGCCGGCTGCCGCTCCGGAGCCTGTGGCGAAAAGCCGCTCGTGCCGAGTATCTCGCTAATCTCTCGCTCGGCGTAA